The following proteins are co-located in the Macadamia integrifolia cultivar HAES 741 chromosome 3, SCU_Mint_v3, whole genome shotgun sequence genome:
- the LOC122074569 gene encoding ubiquitin C-terminal hydrolase 22-like produces the protein MSSKNNHIHGQIPQPCPHLSDFRSRNGHKPFRALQECLRTKPIGRAAIRRDPDEVPRCSSCSHSARSRLYACVACAAVFCHSPPDSSHASVHAESMPPGHEIAVDVDRAELFCCACRDQVYDRDFDAAVVLAQTAASTLRGGSTLPPVMPPENLRKRRRVDYRPWTPDPRERILMGRGSSPLQRGDEDPSSCLPWGLRGLNNLGNTCFMNSVLQALLHTPPLRNYFLSDRHNRYLCQQKSKIGNVNKKNAAGHDSNNKKNLRLCLACDMDAMFSAVFSGDRKPYSPANFLYSWWQHAANLASYEQQDAHEFFISMLDGIHEKVKDQCKPQSQGSGDCCIAHRVFSGILRSDVTCAACGFTSTTYDPCVDISLDLEPNQGGSAKMASSKAHHACNGETDSCGISTLIGCLDHFTRSEKLGSDQKFFCQQCQVRQESLKQMSIRKLPLVSCFHIKRFEHSTTKNMSRKVDRYLQFPFSLDMAPYLSSSILRGRFGNRFFAFDVDEPDTSNELSSEFELFAVVTHAGRLDAGHYVTYLRLSNQWYKCDDAWITQVSENIVRAAQGYMMFYVQKMLYYKASEKLVSS, from the exons ATGTCGTCGAAGAACAATCACATACATGGTCAGATTCCTCAGCCATGTCCTCACCTTTCTGATTTCCGATCTCGAAATGGTCACAAGCCATTTCGTGCCCTACAGGAGTGCCTCCGAACCAAGCCAATCGGCCGAGCTGCGATCCGCCGCGACCCGGATGAAGTCCCTCGCTGCTCGTCCTGTAGTCACTCCGCACGCTCTCGCCTCTACGCATGTGTAGCCTGCGCCGCCGTCTTCTGCCACTCGCCTCCTGATTCATCCCACGCGTCTGTTCATGCCGAATCGATGCCACCAGGTCACGAGATCGCCGTCGATGTTGACCGCGCCGAGCTCTTCTGTTGTGCCTGTCGCGATCAGGTATACGACCGGGACTTTGATGCGGCCGTTGTACTCGCGCAGACTGCGGCATCGACGCTCCGCGGTGGATCGACGTTGCCGCCAGTGATGCCGCCGGAGAAtctgaggaagaggaggagggtGGATTATCGGCCGTGGACGCCTGATCCAAGAGAACGCATCTTGATGGGGAGAGGTTCGAGTCCATTACAGAGAGGAGATGAAGACCCTTCTTCTTGTTTGCCATGGGGGTTACGAGGGCTTAACAATCTTGGGAACACTTGTTTCATGAATTCGGTCCTCCAAGCTTTGCTTCATACCCCTCCACTGAGGAACTATTTCTTGAGTGATCGCCATAACCGTTATCTTTGTCAGCAGAAGAGCAAAATTGGTAATGTCAACAAAAAGAATGCAGCGGGCCATGATagtaataataagaagaatttGCGTCTTTGCTTGGCTTGCGACATGGATGCAATGTTCTCAGCGGTTTTCTCTGGTGATCGGAAACCGTACAGCCCTGCAAATTTTCTTTACAG TTGGTGGCAACATGCAGCAAATCTGGCAAGTTATGAACAGCAAGATGCCCACGAGTTTTTCATTTCCATGCTTGATGGGATACATGAAAAGGTGAAGGATCAATGCAAACCCCAAAGCCAAG GCAGTGGAGACTGTTGCATTGCTCACAGAGTATTTTCTGGTATCTTGAGATCCGATGTCACTTGTGCAGCCTGTGGTTTCACATCTACAACATATGATCCATGTGTTGACATCTCATTGGACTTGGAACCAAACCAGGGGGGTTCTGCAAAGATGGCTTCCTCAAAGGCGCATCATGCTTGCAATGGTGAGACAGATAGCTGTGGAATATCCACCCTGATTGGATGCTTGGACCATTTTACGAGGTCTGAGAAACTTGGTTCTGACCAGAAATTCTTCTGCCAGCAGTGCCAGGTGAGGCAGGAGTCTTTGAAGCAAATGTCGATTAGAAAGCTCCCACTGGTTTCCTGTTTCCACATAAAAAGATTTGAGCATTCTACCACAAAAAATATGTCGAGGAAGGTTGATCGTTATTTACAGTTCCCATTTTCCCTGGACATGGCACCTTACCTCTCTTCTTCCATCTTGAGAGGTAGATTTGGCAACCGGTTTTTTGCTTTTGATGTTGACGAGCCAGACACTTCCAATGAGTTGTCTTCAGAGTTTGAGTTGTTTGCTGTGGTCACGCATGCTGGTAGATTGGATGCTGGCCATTATGTGACCTACCTACGGTTAAGTAATCAGTGGTACAAATGCGATGATGCATGGATTACTCAAGTTAGTGAGAACATTGTCAGGGCTGCACAAGGCTACATGATGTTCTATGTACAGAAGATGCTCTACTATAAAGCGAGTGAAAAATTGGTTTCCTCCTAA
- the LOC122073381 gene encoding uncharacterized vacuolar membrane protein YML018C-like has translation MGWRYKAGLFLIAAVVIIWVTSAEVTQGIFTDYKQPFAVTYLGASLMVIYLPVAFIKDWLCLSLRSRSSKGGKNAEIVDKSSADVDSPIKFHGMQIFEMETQIKDSEADLSVQDDEQPLVSKHKEDVDMLKHDRELTTREIATYGFYIAPIWFITEYLSNAALARTSVASTTVLSSTSGMFTLFIGAFLGEESLNMAKVVAVFVSMAGVVMTTLGKTWATDEAQLSASANGKRSLVGDLFGLLSAMTYGLFTVLLKKFAGEDGERVDVQKLFGYIGLFTLVALWWLVWPLTALGIEPKFTIPHSIKMDEVVLANGFVGSVLSDYFWALCVVWTTPLVATLGMSLTIPLAMVADMVVHGRHYSAIYVLGSVQVFAGFVIANVSDWLSRKLGL, from the exons ATGGGTTGGAGGTACAAGGCTGGATTGTTCCTCATTGCGGCTGTTGTAATCATCTGGGTCACCTCTGCGGAAGTCACACAG GGCATTTTTACAGACTATAAACAACCATTTGCAGTTACATATTTAGGTGCCTCTCTTATGGTAATTTATCTCCCAGTAGCATTCATCAAAGATTGGCTATGTCTTTCTTTGAGAAGCCGTTCTTCAAAAGGTGGTAAAAATGCAGAAATTGTTGATAAATCATCTGCTGATGTTGATTCTCCTATAAAATTCCATGGGATGCAAATCTTTGAAATGGAAACCCAAATAAAAGACAGTGAAGCAGACCTTTCTGTACAGGATGATGAACAACCTTTAGTTTCCAAGCACAAAGAGGATGTGGACATGCTAAAACATGACAGAGAGCTTACCACAAGGGAAATTGCTACATATGGATTTTATATTGCGCCTATCTGGTTTATAACAGAG TACTTATCTAATGCTGCACTGGCACGTACGAGTGTTGCAAGTACAACAGTACTGTCTTCAACTTCAGGAATGTTCACCCTTTTTATTGGAGCATTTCTTGGAGAAGAATCACTAAATATGGCGAAAGTAGTAGCTGTCTTTGTTAGCATGGCTGGAGTTGTGATGACAACACTGGGAAAGACCTGGGCCACAGATGAGGCACAATTAAGTGCATCCGC TAATGGGAAACGATCTCTTGTAGGAGACCTCTTTGGGCTTCTCTCAGCTATGACATACGGACTGTTTACTG TTCTTCTCAAAAAGTTTGCTGGAGAGGATGGAGAAAGGGTTGATGTGCAAAAGTTATTTGGATATATTGGACTTTTCACGCTTGTTGCCCTCTGGTGGCTGG TGTGGCCATTGACTGCTTTGGGAATTGAACCAAAGTTCACAATTCCTCACTCCATAAAAATGGACGAAGTTGTACTTGCGAATGGCTTTGTTGGAAGTGTTCTCTCTGACTACTTCTG GGCTTTATGTGTTGTTTGGACAACTCCATTGGTGGCCACCTTAGGCATGTCTCTAACCATACCACTTGCCATGGTAGCTGACATGGTGGTTCATGGACGCCACTATTCGGCAATCTATGTTCTAGGTTCTGTTCAG GTATTTGCTGGGTTTGTGATAGCTAACGTTTCAGATTGGTTATCCCGAAAGTTGGGATTGTAG